The Myxosarcina sp. GI1 genome contains the following window.
TAATAAAGGGTAAGCAAATTAGGAACGCAATCATAGCCAGAATTGGTAAGTTGCTAATCTGTTGTTAATATAGTTATTGTGCAATACTTGTAAACTTTATTATTACTTTTCAAGCTTTTAATTGTTTAAATTACAAACGTCTCATTGGGAATTCTTCATCAAATTGATGACACAAGAGAGAGCAGACTAAAATAGTTTAGTTGTGTTGTAAAAGGATGGATTTTTAATCGATTCGAGTCTGTTTCTCTCTTCCCAAAATTTTTCTCTTTCCGAAATTCAAGCAAAATACATATACATAATAGTAGAACGATTAATGATAAGAAGGTCATAGTCGTTTTTTCGCATTTTTGATGTTATTACAAACTACAAAAAACCTCAATTGCCTGCCAAATCTCCTGTTTCATATCAGCCAAACTATGATCGCTGTCTAGTTCGATTAATTTAACTTCAGAATGCTGACTAGCATCAGAATGCTGACTAGCATAATTACGGCTGGCAGCAATAGGAATCACTTCATCATCAGTACCATGAAGAATTAAAGTAGGTAGCGATCGCGCTAATTGAGTTTCATCATAACTTTCGGCATCGCTTACAAAGCCATAGTGTAGGGGCAGCAATTTATCTTCTCCGTAATGATAGACAGATAGATAACCAGTTTTTTGCCATAGGTTTAATTGCGTCTTTCCCAATCTTGGCAGCCAGTGAGCTAAAAAATTGAAGGCTGGTGCGAGAAGTACCAAACGTTGCACTTGAGGATATTTTTCTGCCAGCCATACCGCAGTTAAACCACCGAAGCTAGAACCGATGAGAGTTACGGAAGTATTGATGGGAGGAAAAACCGCAGCAGTTTGCTCTAGTTGCCTGGTGAGAGTAAGGTGTGAAAAATCTCCCCGATTGAGATCGAGAACTTTTAAATCTAAATTTAATTCGGCAAAGCGATCGCGCAAGTAACAAGCTTTGTTAGATTGGGGACTAGAAGCAAAACCATGTAGATAAATGTATGCCGTTTGGTTCATGATTGGCTACAAAACTGTTGCATCATCATGGGATAGTTTAGGTTGACTTGCGGTGCGACCCCGCGTCACGTTGCGAAGCTTCTCTGAAAGAGTAAGGCGCAAGGGAACGCGCACCGTTGGGGACCTGGGGAAGTTTCTAGTAGAGTTAAATCTCCTAGTCTCCCCGTCTTCTAATCTCCCCTCTGTCTTACTCCCATGAATAGCCAAGTTCGATCATAGTAGGTTCCATAATTTCTTTGA
Protein-coding sequences here:
- a CDS encoding YqiA/YcfP family alpha/beta fold hydrolase, which codes for MNQTAYIYLHGFASSPQSNKACYLRDRFAELNLDLKVLDLNRGDFSHLTLTRQLEQTAAVFPPINTSVTLIGSSFGGLTAVWLAEKYPQVQRLVLLAPAFNFLAHWLPRLGKTQLNLWQKTGYLSVYHYGEDKLLPLHYGFVSDAESYDETQLARSLPTLILHGTDDEVIPIAASRNYASQHSDASQHSEVKLIELDSDHSLADMKQEIWQAIEVFCSL